One genomic region from Spirosoma sp. KCTC 42546 encodes:
- a CDS encoding SusC/RagA family TonB-linked outer membrane protein, with protein MRKFLLTQLLLCLFAIPLIAQNRAITGKITSSEDGSPLPGVTILIKGTTQGTTTNSDGTFQINAAKGAVMQVSFIGFATESVKLENQTTVNLALKPDASQLQEIVVTAQGIRKSQREIGYAISKVATEDVTVGRSPQLAQALSGKVTGLAVYNVNNSVDPAVKVVLRGYRSLTGNNEALVVLDGMQTTSTILSTINPNDIESVSILKGGQAATLYGSSGINGALIITTKRGAKGKLKVNYSNSTNFEQISFLPQIQDKYGSGSHYATAFGTTGYKTDYLERMKDNWRAYENQQYGDAFDGSVRIQGRTAEDGSQLLIPYSAVPDARRKAFNTGVSVNNQINFQGGDETSSFYMSIENQSVNGIVPNDKSVRTGTRLSATKEYGKLTASFNAGYVQGVYNRTSFDFYNGVLNQPANLPLSDLRNWQTNPLANPNGFYNDYYNNPYFEADNARRNYKDANINGNLSLTLKATNWLSLTNRLGVMNNSRTGKNTVGKFTYSDWAKSKSFIPAPFFRDGDGTGIYRALTDTPGSVEDFSGTENVINNEFQIQLSKDLGPVSNRLILGNSLYQRTTNNILIGSSSIVVPDVYNVSNRQGILRGGQILTQERRLGYYADYTANYKNFLILNGSFRFDQTSKFYKPNRDASFWSYPYYGAAVSFIATDAFPSIKSEFLNYFKLRANYNKNANDNIPLYGLDLTYPNGTSFPYGNTVGLTVGNTLPDPNLKPETVYSSEIGGEFQLLNNRINIDVSAYTQNSKGQVITVRVPNSTGFQSLLINVGETKNWGYEAELKYLIARGGKFSWDASVRYSYNDNKVIDLYPGINEFQIGGFSYANTNVIKDSRFPVLKTDGYQYAPDQSGRVLVNATTGYPLRNTSLSARGGVLPRHIAGLGSKMEYGNFGFTFNFEYRGGNVMFSDLGRQMTFTGTGKWTEDRAPHVFPNSAILNADGSVSPNTTNVREAEYALWVDNYRLISENFVTPAWFIKLRDINLSYRLPQNLMNKTKIFSGASIAIYGRNLLTIVDKLNYYTDPEFSYQGNPDPGSQATQTPTTNSSVGIGINTTGQTPPVRQYGVNINLTF; from the coding sequence ATGCGTAAATTTTTACTAACACAGCTCCTACTGTGTTTATTCGCTATTCCATTGATTGCTCAAAATCGGGCTATCACTGGAAAAATCACTTCATCAGAAGACGGCTCTCCATTACCAGGTGTTACTATCCTTATAAAAGGAACAACCCAGGGTACAACAACAAATTCAGACGGTACTTTTCAGATTAATGCAGCAAAAGGGGCTGTCATGCAGGTTAGTTTTATTGGCTTTGCAACCGAAAGTGTTAAGCTGGAAAATCAGACCACAGTGAATCTGGCCCTGAAACCCGATGCGTCTCAGCTTCAGGAAATTGTGGTAACGGCTCAGGGTATTCGGAAGAGCCAGCGGGAAATTGGGTATGCTATCTCGAAAGTAGCTACTGAAGACGTAACCGTTGGTCGGTCCCCACAGTTAGCCCAGGCTCTCTCGGGAAAAGTGACTGGTTTGGCTGTTTACAACGTCAATAACAGTGTTGATCCAGCCGTGAAGGTTGTTTTACGCGGATATCGTTCGTTGACTGGTAATAACGAAGCGCTGGTTGTTCTCGATGGTATGCAAACGACCTCGACCATCTTATCAACCATCAACCCAAATGACATTGAGAGTGTGTCCATACTGAAAGGTGGCCAGGCTGCTACCTTGTATGGTTCATCAGGTATCAATGGTGCCCTGATCATCACCACCAAAAGGGGGGCAAAAGGAAAACTGAAAGTGAATTATTCAAACAGCACGAACTTTGAACAGATCAGTTTCCTTCCTCAGATTCAGGATAAATACGGCTCTGGCTCGCACTATGCTACGGCGTTCGGTACAACGGGCTATAAGACAGATTATCTGGAGCGGATGAAAGATAACTGGCGCGCCTACGAAAACCAGCAGTATGGTGATGCCTTTGATGGATCAGTTCGGATTCAGGGACGAACCGCTGAAGATGGTAGCCAGCTTCTTATTCCGTATTCGGCCGTTCCAGATGCACGCCGGAAAGCCTTCAATACGGGTGTTTCGGTGAATAACCAGATTAATTTCCAGGGTGGCGACGAAACCAGTTCGTTCTACATGTCGATTGAGAATCAGTCGGTAAACGGGATTGTTCCAAACGATAAGAGTGTTCGGACGGGTACCCGTCTGTCGGCTACGAAAGAATACGGTAAACTGACGGCCAGCTTTAACGCCGGTTATGTGCAGGGCGTTTATAATCGTACTTCGTTTGATTTCTACAATGGCGTATTAAACCAGCCAGCAAACTTGCCATTGAGCGACCTACGGAACTGGCAGACCAATCCGTTGGCCAACCCAAATGGATTCTATAACGATTACTACAACAACCCATACTTTGAGGCCGACAATGCCCGGCGAAATTATAAGGACGCCAACATTAACGGTAACCTAAGCCTGACGCTCAAAGCAACGAACTGGTTATCCTTGACGAACCGCCTGGGTGTTATGAACAACTCCCGTACCGGTAAAAATACCGTCGGCAAGTTTACCTATTCTGACTGGGCGAAAAGTAAATCATTTATTCCGGCTCCGTTCTTCCGGGATGGTGATGGCACAGGCATTTACCGGGCACTTACCGATACGCCAGGTTCTGTAGAAGACTTTTCAGGTACGGAAAATGTCATTAATAACGAATTCCAGATTCAGCTGTCGAAAGATCTTGGTCCGGTATCGAATCGGTTGATTTTGGGTAACAGCTTGTATCAGCGCACAACGAACAATATTTTGATCGGTTCAAGCTCAATTGTTGTTCCTGATGTCTATAACGTATCGAACCGTCAGGGCATCCTGAGAGGTGGGCAGATTCTTACACAGGAGCGCCGTCTGGGCTATTATGCCGACTATACCGCGAACTATAAAAACTTCCTGATTTTGAACGGTTCGTTCCGTTTTGATCAGACATCGAAGTTCTACAAGCCAAACCGAGATGCTAGTTTCTGGTCATACCCTTATTATGGCGCAGCGGTTTCGTTTATTGCTACCGATGCGTTCCCAAGCATCAAGAGTGAGTTCCTGAACTATTTTAAGTTACGGGCTAACTATAACAAAAACGCCAACGATAATATTCCGTTGTATGGCCTGGATCTGACCTATCCGAACGGAACGAGCTTCCCATATGGGAACACAGTTGGTTTGACGGTTGGTAACACCCTACCCGATCCCAACTTAAAGCCTGAAACAGTTTATTCTTCTGAAATTGGTGGTGAATTTCAACTGCTGAATAACCGCATCAATATTGATGTGTCGGCTTATACACAGAACTCTAAGGGGCAGGTAATTACGGTACGGGTTCCAAACTCGACAGGTTTCCAGAGTTTGTTAATCAATGTAGGCGAGACCAAAAACTGGGGTTACGAAGCTGAACTGAAATACCTGATTGCCAGAGGGGGCAAGTTCTCCTGGGATGCCAGTGTTCGTTATTCCTATAACGATAATAAAGTTATTGACCTGTATCCAGGTATTAATGAATTCCAGATTGGTGGTTTCTCGTATGCAAACACCAACGTAATTAAGGATTCCCGCTTCCCGGTCCTGAAAACAGATGGCTACCAATACGCTCCAGATCAGTCAGGACGTGTTTTGGTAAACGCAACAACAGGCTATCCTTTACGTAATACGTCGTTATCAGCTCGAGGTGGTGTTCTGCCACGGCACATTGCCGGTCTGGGCTCCAAAATGGAATATGGCAACTTCGGCTTTACGTTTAACTTTGAGTATCGGGGAGGTAACGTAATGTTCAGTGATTTGGGCCGCCAGATGACCTTTACCGGAACGGGTAAATGGACCGAAGATCGTGCTCCGCACGTTTTCCCGAACTCCGCTATTCTGAATGCTGATGGCAGCGTGTCGCCTAATACGACGAATGTGCGCGAGGCAGAGTATGCCCTTTGGGTAGATAACTACCGGTTAATCTCTGAAAACTTTGTTACACCAGCCTGGTTCATCAAACTTCGGGATATCAACCTGTCGTATCGTCTGCCACAAAACCTGATGAACAAAACCAAGATTTTCTCTGGAGCTAGCATTGCAATCTACGGACGGAACTTACTCACCATCGTTGACAAGCTGAACTATTACACCGACCCTGAATTTAGTTACCAGGGTAACCCAGATCCGGGTAGTCAGGCTACACAAACTCCCACAACAAACTCATCGGTTGGTATCGGGATCAATACAACGGGCCAGACTCCACCAGTGCGTCAGTATGGGGTAAACATCAATCTTACGTTTTAG
- a CDS encoding SusD/RagB family nutrient-binding outer membrane lipoprotein, with product MKFKTLIIAALVTLAGSSCDTKKFLDINTNPNQLPTSLPNYVFTNALNQTATNIAGNTNGQGSNELGFYWSGQWSQGNGYIITTTQFAYQFTNGDFNYWDTYYDNLEDYQFVINNADANNQKFLKGPAKVMKAMLYQQLVDLYGNIPYTDALKAAAVLAPKFDDQKAVYAALITSLDEAIVDLKANPFTGGFGTSDIAFGGNITKWVQFANSLKMRILIRQSKVAGLESYIKTEINKIVTEGSGFITGYDASIGGPSFFQPAAGQLNPVYDRWGYDATGAKRALNNYPRPTKFLIDGLKAAGDTLRLKRIAYATGGENSNTPGVSTKAEIAANYAGTPFGASSGYLPANTSSVGPSLLVKGDYNRPYIIMTASEVQFLLAEAKQRYADVTLPNTAKAYFEEGIVQSFRVLGANTAGAAAFKGSKIENYDFDSSTDKLAAIAIQKWIALTNFSGLEAWAEYRRTNLPVTPQSIQVPDTKRPTRLFYPNTEGGSNSANVTAQGTIDVFATKLFWDVD from the coding sequence ATGAAATTCAAAACATTAATTATAGCTGCTTTAGTGACCTTGGCGGGTAGTAGTTGCGATACCAAAAAGTTTCTTGACATCAACACCAACCCGAACCAGTTGCCCACCTCGTTGCCCAACTATGTATTTACCAATGCGCTGAATCAGACGGCGACGAACATAGCTGGCAACACAAATGGACAGGGTTCGAACGAACTCGGTTTCTATTGGTCAGGTCAGTGGTCGCAGGGAAATGGGTATATTATTACGACTACCCAATTTGCCTACCAATTCACCAATGGTGACTTTAACTACTGGGATACCTATTACGACAACCTGGAAGATTATCAGTTTGTAATTAACAATGCTGATGCCAATAACCAGAAGTTCCTGAAAGGACCAGCTAAGGTGATGAAGGCAATGTTATACCAGCAATTGGTTGATCTGTATGGGAACATACCGTATACAGATGCACTAAAAGCTGCGGCTGTACTAGCGCCAAAATTCGATGATCAGAAAGCCGTTTACGCAGCCCTAATCACATCCCTGGACGAGGCAATTGTTGATTTAAAAGCAAATCCGTTTACGGGTGGTTTCGGTACGTCTGACATTGCCTTTGGTGGTAATATCACGAAGTGGGTTCAATTCGCGAATTCACTCAAGATGCGCATACTGATTCGTCAGTCTAAAGTAGCGGGCCTGGAGTCGTACATTAAGACCGAGATCAATAAAATCGTGACTGAAGGTTCAGGGTTTATTACGGGATATGATGCTAGCATCGGAGGGCCATCCTTCTTCCAACCGGCAGCGGGCCAGTTAAACCCCGTTTACGATCGCTGGGGTTACGATGCTACCGGTGCTAAACGGGCCTTGAATAACTACCCACGGCCAACGAAGTTCCTGATCGATGGTCTTAAGGCAGCTGGTGATACACTACGGTTAAAGCGGATTGCCTATGCTACCGGTGGTGAAAACAGTAACACGCCTGGTGTGAGTACGAAAGCTGAAATTGCCGCAAACTATGCGGGCACACCCTTTGGTGCCAGTTCTGGCTACTTACCAGCAAATACCTCCTCTGTAGGGCCGAGCTTGTTAGTGAAAGGTGATTACAATCGTCCGTATATTATCATGACGGCTTCGGAAGTTCAGTTCCTACTGGCAGAGGCTAAACAACGGTATGCGGATGTGACCTTACCAAATACGGCTAAAGCTTATTTTGAAGAAGGTATCGTTCAGTCGTTCCGCGTATTAGGTGCTAACACGGCTGGTGCCGCTGCATTTAAAGGTAGTAAAATTGAAAACTACGACTTTGATTCGTCAACGGATAAGTTAGCGGCTATTGCCATCCAGAAATGGATTGCCTTGACGAACTTCAGTGGTCTGGAAGCCTGGGCTGAATACCGACGGACAAACCTACCGGTTACGCCCCAAAGTATTCAGGTGCCTGATACCAAACGGCCTACACGTCTTTTCTACCCAAATACGGAAGGTGGCTCAAACTCAGCTAACGTGACTGCACAAGGTACCATTGACGTATTTGCTACTAAGTTGTTCTGGGACGTTGACTAA
- a CDS encoding plastocyanin/azurin family copper-binding protein produces MPNLLLIVGILLSAQIAHAQRDTLITLSTSIGLQFDHKRLIIKPNTHLKLVFKNKDDMAHNLVITRPNSRLRVVEFALALGNKGPAQHHVPIMEDVLAHTISVEPGNVDSLVVSLPEGAYPFVCTYPGHGSIMYGVIYATNEPKRLPPPDQDLNIPNPDRMADFGHQHHQPAMSGHPYTLKLPAVYRTFMPDCGPAAIAVGLPGSEGGQSYVFDAGQSRLRYAWSGGFVDNTEQWDGKGQRLTKIVGEIYFRDTGGFPWKIGSGLQEQPQFKGYQLVNRYPEFRYSINGVEIRELVKPLPTGRGLVRTFSVGPSKQPVTFVTTIQPGIKLRPSVGQLKNGEIRLPAGTRQFTLTVSTD; encoded by the coding sequence ATGCCAAACTTGTTACTCATCGTGGGTATTCTGTTATCTGCTCAGATAGCACATGCTCAACGAGATACGCTCATTACCCTTTCCACATCGATCGGCCTGCAATTCGACCATAAACGACTGATTATCAAGCCAAATACACACTTGAAGCTTGTCTTCAAAAATAAGGATGATATGGCCCATAACCTCGTTATCACCCGGCCAAATTCACGCTTGCGCGTAGTTGAATTCGCTTTAGCGCTGGGAAACAAGGGACCCGCTCAGCATCATGTACCGATCATGGAAGATGTACTGGCGCATACCATAAGCGTTGAACCCGGCAATGTCGATTCATTAGTGGTTAGCCTACCCGAAGGGGCCTATCCCTTTGTATGTACGTATCCCGGCCATGGTTCAATCATGTACGGGGTAATCTATGCCACCAACGAGCCCAAGCGACTCCCTCCACCGGATCAGGATTTGAATATCCCGAATCCTGACCGTATGGCCGATTTTGGTCATCAGCACCATCAACCTGCCATGTCGGGCCATCCATACACGCTGAAGCTCCCTGCCGTTTACCGTACCTTTATGCCTGATTGTGGCCCAGCAGCCATAGCTGTAGGCTTACCCGGATCTGAAGGCGGTCAATCGTACGTATTTGATGCGGGTCAGAGCCGATTGCGTTACGCCTGGTCGGGAGGGTTCGTTGATAATACCGAACAGTGGGATGGCAAAGGGCAGCGCTTGACCAAGATCGTTGGGGAAATTTATTTTCGGGACACGGGTGGCTTTCCCTGGAAAATAGGATCTGGCCTCCAGGAACAACCCCAGTTCAAAGGCTATCAGTTGGTAAATCGATACCCTGAATTTCGTTATAGCATCAATGGGGTGGAAATCCGCGAATTGGTTAAACCGTTACCCACTGGGCGTGGCCTTGTACGAACGTTTTCGGTCGGCCCCAGTAAACAACCCGTTACGTTTGTTACGACGATCCAACCCGGTATAAAGCTTCGGCCATCCGTTGGACAATTAAAGAATGGAGAGATCCGACTACCTGCCGGAACCCGTCAGTTCACTTTAACAGTGTCAACAGATTGA
- a CDS encoding sorbosone dehydrogenase family protein yields the protein MLISLLLSSLLLTATPADTISDYYEVETIPTPPGLVAETGGLSFLPDGRMAACFHRGEVMLYTPKTKTWKLFAEGLHDPLGVIAISNRELLVVQRPELTRLTDTNGDGIADKYETVTDQFGMSGNYHEFAFGPVRDAKGNLYISLNTGSNGAGIRDEVRGQYDALGRQGRMYSCVPYRGWVMKLTPDGKLKPFASGFRSPNGLGFDAQGRLFVTDNQGDWLGTSKLYHVEEGKFYGHPTSLVWRPGFPDIDPLTLSVQTLDSMRTVESIAFPHELMAHSPTQIVLDNTGGKFGPFANQLFVGDMDFAHLLRILPDEVNGQMQGACIPFFSKAGSNGVPMRIGNNRLAFAPDGSLYLGQTDHGWLGTRGIQRLRYKSGSGVPLDLMAMKLTPTGFALTFTHPVDEATARDLENYHFRSYYYEYHRAYGSPQMDVQTVSVSAVAFSDDRKTVLLTLSELKPNRIYELTFGNLQASNGQKKLMNRLVCYTLNQLVK from the coding sequence ATGCTTATCTCCCTCCTACTTTCCTCCCTGCTGCTCACGGCCACCCCAGCAGATACGATTTCCGATTATTATGAGGTAGAAACGATTCCTACTCCACCCGGTTTAGTGGCCGAAACAGGTGGCTTATCATTTCTGCCCGACGGGCGTATGGCAGCCTGTTTCCACCGGGGCGAAGTGATGCTCTATACGCCTAAAACTAAAACCTGGAAACTCTTTGCCGAAGGCCTACATGACCCACTAGGCGTCATAGCGATCAGTAATCGGGAGTTATTGGTTGTTCAGCGACCCGAACTCACGCGCCTGACCGATACGAATGGCGATGGTATAGCGGATAAATATGAGACTGTTACGGATCAGTTTGGCATGTCGGGTAATTACCATGAGTTTGCGTTTGGCCCTGTGCGTGATGCTAAAGGGAATTTGTATATCAGTCTGAATACAGGTTCTAACGGCGCGGGTATCCGCGATGAAGTTCGGGGTCAGTACGATGCGCTGGGACGACAAGGACGGATGTATTCCTGTGTACCCTACCGGGGCTGGGTTATGAAACTTACCCCCGATGGGAAACTAAAACCATTTGCCAGTGGCTTTCGATCACCTAACGGACTGGGTTTCGATGCGCAGGGTCGTTTATTCGTTACAGACAATCAGGGGGACTGGCTTGGCACCAGTAAACTGTATCATGTGGAAGAAGGGAAATTTTACGGCCATCCAACCAGCCTGGTCTGGCGACCTGGCTTCCCGGACATCGACCCACTGACCTTGTCAGTCCAAACACTCGACAGTATGCGAACGGTTGAGAGTATCGCCTTTCCGCACGAATTAATGGCGCATTCACCTACGCAAATTGTATTGGATAATACAGGCGGCAAATTTGGTCCCTTTGCGAATCAACTGTTTGTGGGCGATATGGATTTTGCTCACTTGCTGCGTATTCTGCCCGATGAGGTGAATGGACAGATGCAGGGAGCCTGCATACCCTTTTTCAGTAAGGCAGGTTCAAATGGTGTTCCGATGCGGATTGGCAATAATCGATTGGCCTTCGCACCTGATGGCAGCTTGTATCTGGGCCAAACCGATCATGGCTGGCTTGGTACGCGGGGTATTCAGCGGCTTCGCTATAAATCTGGTTCCGGTGTTCCATTGGACCTAATGGCGATGAAATTAACTCCAACTGGCTTTGCCCTGACCTTTACCCATCCTGTTGACGAAGCTACTGCCCGTGACCTGGAGAACTATCACTTTCGTAGTTATTATTACGAATACCATCGTGCTTATGGGTCACCCCAGATGGATGTTCAAACAGTTTCTGTTTCGGCCGTAGCGTTTTCTGACGACCGGAAAACGGTATTATTGACGTTAAGCGAGTTAAAGCCTAACCGGATTTATGAACTTACCTTTGGCAATTTACAGGCCAGTAATGGACAAAAAAAGCTCATGAATCGACTGGTATGCTATACCTTAAACCAGTTGGTGAAGTAA